The following are from one region of the Pseudodesulfovibrio piezophilus C1TLV30 genome:
- a CDS encoding IS1182 family transposase, whose translation MLKTPKDQQVKMEFVSINDLVPQNHLLRKIAKVIDFSFIRKRTKELYCEDNGRPAIDPVVLFKMLFIGYLFGIRSERQLVREIEVNMAYRWFLGFGLQDKIPNASTLSQNRRRRFNGTSVAQDIFDGIVVQAMHKNLVGGHTLYTDSTHLKANANKNKYKEKQVSKSTKSYLGELDEAVEEDRREHGKKPLKVRSVEPEEKQIKQSTTDPESGYMVREGKPKGFFYLDHRTVDSRCNIITDSHVTSAALHDSVPYLERLERQIDRFDFSVKNVGLDAGYFTPHICKALIEKDIYGVIGYRRPPRRKGMLPKRLYQYQPETDCYICPEGQKLHYVTTNREGYRQYASSPEQCQSCRRLGECTTSRTHKKTISRHVWQNHKDLIDQHRLSEYGKRVYVRRKETVERSFADAKELHGHRYARFRGLSKVQEQSLLSSACQNMKKMAMMLVPTGILHAILSSFLRHFRLRALSGGSFTTTTQQNNLLAT comes from the coding sequence ATGCTGAAAACGCCTAAAGACCAACAAGTAAAGATGGAGTTTGTTTCGATCAATGACCTGGTCCCACAAAACCATCTTCTTCGAAAAATTGCCAAAGTCATAGACTTTTCCTTCATCCGCAAACGCACCAAGGAGCTGTACTGCGAAGACAATGGACGACCAGCCATTGACCCGGTAGTGCTCTTCAAAATGCTGTTTATTGGCTACCTGTTCGGAATCCGTAGCGAGCGACAACTCGTGAGAGAGATCGAGGTCAACATGGCTTATCGATGGTTCCTCGGATTTGGCTTGCAGGACAAGATTCCCAATGCCTCGACCCTCAGCCAGAACAGGCGGCGCAGGTTTAATGGAACCAGCGTTGCCCAAGACATTTTTGATGGGATCGTAGTTCAGGCCATGCACAAGAATCTTGTTGGTGGGCATACGCTTTACACCGACTCAACTCATCTCAAGGCCAATGCGAACAAGAATAAATACAAGGAAAAGCAGGTCAGTAAAAGCACAAAATCCTACCTCGGCGAACTCGATGAAGCCGTGGAGGAAGATCGACGTGAGCATGGCAAAAAGCCGCTAAAAGTACGATCTGTCGAGCCTGAAGAAAAGCAGATCAAGCAAAGTACGACCGACCCTGAAAGCGGTTATATGGTCCGAGAAGGTAAGCCCAAAGGCTTCTTTTATCTGGATCATCGCACGGTAGACAGCCGCTGCAACATTATCACCGACAGCCATGTGACCTCGGCGGCCTTGCACGATAGCGTGCCGTATCTGGAAAGGCTAGAAAGGCAGATTGATCGGTTCGATTTTTCAGTGAAAAACGTAGGACTTGATGCCGGATATTTCACACCACATATATGCAAGGCGCTGATAGAAAAAGATATTTATGGCGTCATTGGCTATCGTCGGCCACCTCGTCGCAAAGGAATGCTCCCCAAACGACTGTACCAATACCAGCCTGAAACCGATTGTTATATCTGCCCAGAAGGTCAAAAACTTCACTATGTGACAACGAACCGAGAAGGGTATCGACAGTACGCTTCTTCGCCAGAACAGTGTCAATCCTGTCGACGACTTGGAGAATGTACGACGAGCAGAACTCACAAAAAGACAATCAGTCGGCATGTTTGGCAGAACCATAAAGACTTGATCGATCAGCACCGCCTCAGCGAGTATGGAAAGCGGGTTTACGTCCGGCGAAAAGAGACCGTTGAACGCAGCTTTGCCGATGCGAAAGAATTGCATGGGCATCGCTATGCCCGCTTCCGAGGCTTGTCTAAAGTGCAAGAGCAAAGTCTGCTTTCCTCCGCCTGCCAGAATATGAAGAAAATGGCTATGATGCTGGTTCCAACAGGCATTTTGCATGCAATATTGTCATCATTTTTACGTCATTTCCGCTTAAG